One Candidatus Krumholzibacteriia bacterium genomic window, CGACGGTGAGGTGATGGCGATCGACCTGCCGGAGTACCCGGACGATCTGGACAGACTGAAGAAGTTCGCCAGGTCCGTTGGCAGTTCACCGGATGAGGTTCCTCGCGTGGCCGCGGTCCACTCGCTCACTCCCACGCTGCTGCTCGCGAGGCCCACGGCATGCCTTCCGGGCGCCGGGCAGGCAGCGACGCTTGAGTTCGAACTGCTCGACTACGCAGGACGATCGCTCGGCCGGCACGTACTCGACTGCGACTACGACTCTTCCTCCGACGGGATGTATATCACCCGGGGCACTCTTGTCGTGGTCAAGGGGGGCAGGGCAGCTCTGGAAGCCACGCTTCGGCAGCAGGCCTCGATGATAGGCTTGCATATGGAGTCAAAGCCCGGCGCCTGGGAATCAACTTCGCAGGGCTCTGACACAGTAACGATCCACGCCTATGATCTCGCGGCGCACTTCAATGCGCAATGAATCTCGTTCTCCAGAGACCTGCAGTGCTAATCATACCTCCGCGGCCGACGGCCCCAGCGAGATGGCCGTGAAGGATCCGGTGTCGAAGAGGTCGCGCGCCAGAGCGCGCACGTCGTCCAGCGACACCGAGTCGATGCGGTCGATCAGTTCGCGCTCCGGAATCTGGTAGCCATAGCTGATCTCGTTGCGCGCCAGACGCATCATGCGCGAGGTGGAGGTCTCCAGCCCCAGCAGGATACGCCCCTTGATGTGCGCCTTGGTGTCGTCCAGCTCGGCGGCGGTCAGGCCGCCGTTGCGCGCGTCGGCGAACTCCGCCGCCACCGCCTTCATCGCCTTGCGGACGTTGCCGGGGTTGACCGCCATGTACGCGGCAAACATCCCCGTGTCGCGCGAGTGATCCAGGTACGTGAACACGTTGTAGGCCAGCCCCAGCTCCTCGCGCACCTTCTGGAACAACCGCGAACTCATGCCGCCCCCCATCATCGCGTTCAGCACCATGAGCGGATAGCGGCGCTCGTCGAGGAACGAGAACGTCCGGCGCCCCATGACCACGTGCTGCTGGTGGAGCTTCCTGCGCACGTGCTTGCGCACCACGTGCGGCTTGCGCAGGCGCGTGGTGTCGCGCGCGAGCGTCCCCTCGGGAAAACGGAAGCGCTCGCGGCACTCCACAATCAGTTCCTCCTCATCCATGTTGCCATACACCGCTACCACCAGGTTGGAGGCCCGGAACAGGCGCCGGCCGTAGCGCACGAGGTCGGCGCGGCGGAACTTTGACACCGTGCTGCGCGACCCCAGGATGGGCCGGCCCAGCGGGTGCGCGGGATAGATTTCGGCCGCGAACAGTTCGTGGATCAAGTCGTCGGGAGCGTCGTCGACGTCGCCGATCTCCTCGATCACCACCTGGCGCTCGATCGCCACCTGCTCGTCCGCAAAACTCGAGTGGGCCAGCATGTCCGCTATCAGGTCGAAGGCGACCTCGCGCCGGCTCTCGAGCACCTGCGCGTAGACGGCCATGGTCTCCTTGGTGGTGAAGGCGTCCAGCGAGCCGCCGATCTTCTCGATCTCCTGGGAGATGTCCTTGGCGGTGCGGGTGGCGGTTCCCTTGAAGAGCATGTGCTCCAGGAAGTGGCACAAACCCGCCTCGCGCGGCTTCTCGTCGCGCGCGCCGGTGCGCGTCCATACGCCCATGCAGAACGCCTTGGAGACGGGGTTCTTCTCGTGGAGGATCGTGAGCCCGCCGGGCAGCACGATCTTGTTGGCCTTGCGTGAATACTTCATGAGGTTGCTCCGCGCGATGGGCCCATCGCGCCCTGTAAACAACTGCGCCCGCCCGCGGGAGTAGATCCTGCGGGCGGGCCGCTGATGCGTTCCCGGGGAACGGGGTGACTAGCGCCGCGACCGTTCGCGTCCGCGTCCGCCGCCGCGTCCGCCGCGGTCGCCGCCTTCGCGGCGCGGGCGCTCGTGCCGCTCCTCCTCGACGTAGCCCTCCGGCTTCTCGAGCAGGACCTTGCGGCTCAGGCGAACCTTGCCGTCGCCGTTGACCTCGAGGACCTTGACCTTGACCAGGTCGCCCACCTGGAGTTCCTCCTCCACGCGCTCGAGGCGGCGGTAGGCGATCTCGGAGATGTGCAGCAGGCCGTCGCGGCCGGGCATGATCTGCACGAATGCGCCGAACGGAAGGATGCTCCGCACCTCGCCCTCGTAGATCGCGCCCACTTCCGGCTCCGCGGTGATTTCCTTGATTCGCGTGAGCGCGATTTCCGCGCTCTCCGTGTTCACCGCAATCACGCGGACGGTTCCGTCGTCTTCGATCTCGATCTTGGCACCCGACTCCTCCTGGATGCGCTTCACAACCTTGCCTCCCGGGCCGATGATCTCGCGGATCTTGTCGGTGGGGATGGTGATGGTGGTGATCTTGGGCGCAAACGGCGAGATGTCCTTGGCCGGCGTCGAGATGGCCTGGTTCATGACCTCCAGGATGTGCAAGCGCCCCACCTTGGCCTGGTGCAGTGCCTTCATCATGACCGCGTCGGAAATGCCCGCGATCTTGGTGTCGAGCTGGAAGGCGGTGATGCCCTGCGCGGTGCCCGTCACCTTGAAGTCCATGTCGCCCAGGTGGTCCTCGGCGCCGAGGATGTCGCTCAGCACCGCCACGCGGTCACCCTCGATCACGAGGCCCATCGCGATACCCGCGACGGCCTTGGGGATGGGAACGCCGGCGTCCATCAGGGCCAGGCTGCCGCCGCACACCGATGCCATCGAACTCGATCCGTTGGACTCGAGGATCTCCGACACGATGCGGATCGTGTAGGGGAAATCGTTCTTCTCCGGGATCATGGGCCGGATGGCGCGCTCGGCGAGGGCACCGTGGCCGATCTCGCGGCGGCCGGGCCCGCCGAAGCGACCCGTCTCACCCACCGAGAACGCCGGGAAGTTGTAGTGGAGCATGTAGCGCTTCCAGCTCTCACCCTCGATGGTGTCGAGCATCTGCTCGTCCTCGGTGGTGCCGAGCGTGGTGCTGACCAGGCTCTGCGTCTCACCGCGTGTGAACAGGGCCGAACCGTGCGCGCGCGGCAGAACGCCGATCTCGCAGGTGATGGGCCGGATGTCGGTGGTGCCGCGTCCGTCGAGACGGCGGCCCTCGTCCAGGATCATGTGGCGCATGAGCTTCTTCTCGATCTCCTCGAGGACGAGGGCGATGTACGCCTCTTTCTCGGGGTAGTCGAGCTGGAACATGGCCGCGGCCTCGGTGTGGATGGCCTTGAGCGCGTCCTGCCGGTCGAGCTTCTTGGCAATCACCAGGGCCTTCTTGATCTGGTCGGAGAAGAGCTTCTCGATCTTGCCGTCCAGTTCGGCCAGGCGCTCGGGAACCTCGACCACGCGTTTGGTCTTGGCGCCGGCCTTGGCCACCAGGTCGTGCTGCATCTTGTTGAAGAGCTTGATCTCTTCGTGCGCGAAGCGCACCGCGGCCAGCATGTCTTCTTCGCTGACCTCCTTGCAGGCGCCCTCCACCATCATGACGGCGTCGTCGGTGCCGGCCACGATGACGTCGATGTCACTCGACTCCATCTGTTCGGTGGTGGGGTTCACGACGAACCGGCCGTCGATCCGGCCCACGCGCACACCGGACATGGTGTCGTTGAACGGGATGTCGGACAGGGCCAGCGCCGCCGAGGCGCCCACCAACCCGAGCACATCCGGGGCATTGAGCCCGTCGTAGCTGATCGGCTGAACGATCACCTGCGTCTCGCACATGAAGTGCTTGTCGAACAACGGCCGGATGGGCCGGTCGGTCAGGCGCGCGGTGAGCGTCTCGCGCTCGCCGGGCCGCCCTTCGCGCTTGAAGAAGCCACCCGGGATGCGCCCGGAGGCGTAGAACTTCTCGCGGTACTCGACGGTGAGCGGGAAGAAGTCGCGATCCGTCTTCTTCTGCGCCGCCACCACGGCCACCAGCACCATCGTGTCGCCCATGCGGACCACAACGGATCCGTCGGCCTGCTTGGCCATCCGGCCCGTCTCGATGGTGTAGTTCTGGCCGTTAATCGTTCTCGATACTGTATGAGTCGTCATCTTTGAAACAAACCTGCCTTAGAGTCTAACGAAGACAAACGCAAACGAGGCGCGTCGACAAGACGCGGCCAACACCGCGCAGCAGCCCGTGAGGGCTACTTGCGCAGGTTGAGCTGCTTCAGCATTTCCCGGTAGCTTTCGATCTTCTGGTTCTTGAGATAGTCCAGGAGCTTGCGACGTCGTCCAACGAGCTTCAACAGGCCTCGCCGGGACGCATGGTCCTTCTTGTGCACCTGGAAGTGATCGGTGAGCATCCGGATTCGCTCAGTGAGGAGAGCTATCTGAACTTCGGCCGACCCGGAGTCCTTGTCGTGGAGCTTGTACTTCTCGATTATGTCCCGCTTCTGATCGGGAGTCATTGCCATCGTCTGATCACCTCCTCGTACATCGGTACGCGACACGATGGCGACAGCCGGATGAAGACCAGCCGTCAGACTTCGGGACGCTAGCACACGGCCCCGGAGGTGTAAAGGGCAATAACCGCGCCCCGGGCGCCGCCGGGTGCCGGGGCGTCACGGGGAGCCACCCAGGCGCTCGCGGGCCGCGTTGCGGTCCGCGGCGAGTTGCTCGATGAGGGCGCTCACCGTGGGGAACTTGTGCTCCGGACGCAGGAAGGCCTCGCAGTACACCGAGAGCGTCTCGCCGTAGAGGTGGTTGTCGAAATCGAAGATATGCACCTCGATCTCGTCCCGGCTGCCCCGCTTGATGGTGGGAGACCGCCCGATGTTCATCATCCCTTCATGAATCCAGCCGCGCCAGCCCACCCGCACCGCGTACACCCCGGCCGGCGGCCACAGCTTGCCCGGGTCGGCGATCTGCAGGTTGGCGGTCGGGAAGCCGAGGTCCCTCCCGCGGCCCTCCCCCTCCACCACGCGCCCGCGCACGAGGTAGGGGTGGCCGAGCAGCTGGTTGGCACGCTCCAGGTCCGAACCCAGCAGCCGGGCACGTATGGTGGTGCTGGAAACCACCTCGCCCTCCAGGTTGACGGCCGGCACCACCTTCACCGCGAAACCGCGGCGGGCCCCCTCTTCCATGACCCGCTCGGGACTCCCCTCGCGCTTGTGGCCGAAGTGACAATCGTATCCCAGCACCAGCTCGCGCATGTCCATCGCGTCCAGGAAGTAGCGCTGGATGAAATCGCGGTAGTTCATGTGCGCGGTGGTCTCGTCGAAGGGGAGGACGAAGACGCCGTCCAGCGCCATCCGCCCCAGCAGCTCCAGGCGCTCGTCGATGGTGGTGAGCAGCGCGGGGGCGGCGAGCGAGTGGGTGACGAGCACCGGATGCGGATCGAAGGTGATCGCCCACGCGCTCTCCACGTGTCCGAGGTCGCGGCGCGCAATCAGCTCTTCGATGATGCGCTGGTGCCCGCAGTGGACGCCGTCGAACACCCCCAGCGTCACGCCGCTGCGGACCGGGCGTTGCGTGGCGAGTTCTTCCAGGCTGCGTGCGACTCTCATGCGGCCCCGCGGTCAGCCCTCGACGCGCGGCCGCGCACTGGCGGGCGCGCTGCCGGCGGACTCCACGTAGAGACGGAAGGAATCGCAGATGCGCAACGGGTCGCGGGGGCGCTCGGAATCACGCGTGCCCACCGCGAGCAAGGTTCCGTCTTCGCCCAGCACGCGCATGGCGCCGTGTCGCGGCGAGCCGATGGTCTCCACCACGTCCTGGCGCAGCGGCGACATCCCGAACTGCAGCATGCGACCCGCACGCTCGGTGATCACCACGCCGGGCAGAAAGGAAAGCGCGTCCTCCAGCGCGAGACCCGCCGGTTGCTCGGGACCATCCGGCAGGAGCTTTTCGGAGGGAAACGCGTCCTCGATTGCAAACGCGCCGATGCGCGTTCTCGCCAGGGTGGTGAGCGAAGCCGGCAGCCCCAGCCGCGCGCCGAAGTCGCGCGCGAGGGACCGCACATAGGTGCCGCGCGAACAACGCACCACGCAGCGCACCAGCGGCAGTTCCACCGCGAGCACCTCGAAGCCGTAGATGGTGACCTGGCGCGGTTCGACGGGCGCTTCCTCGCCCGCCCGCGCCAGCTCGTAGTGTCGCCGCCCCTTGCGCTTGATGGCCGAGTAGGCGGGCGGGGTCATCGCGTACGGCCCCACGAATGACGCAGCGGCGGTATTCAGGAGTTCCCGGGTGAGCCCTTCCGGCACCGGCGCCTCGCGCACCACGTCGCCCTCGGCGTCGAGGGTGGTGGTTTCCACACCCAGGCGGACGTCGAACTGATACTCCTTCTCGAGGTCCATGAAGTGTTCCACCGCGCGCGTGGCGGTACCGGTGCACACCAGCAGCACGCCGCGCGCCAGCGGATCCAGCGTGCCCGCGTGGCCCACCTTGCGCAGGCCGGTCACGCGGCGCATGGCCGCGACGATATCGAACGACGTGGGGCCGATGGCCTTGTCGATGACGAACACGCGGTTCTCAAAGCGGTTGGTCATTCCGCTTCCCCGTCGTCCGGGGTGTCCGGCTCCGGCGCTGCGTCCGCGGTTTCGGGCGCGGCGCCCTCGGCCTCGTGCAGGACCTGGTCAATGCGGAAGGCGCGGTCGAGAGAGTCGTCGTAAACCCAGCGCAGCTCCGGCGCCACCTTGACGTCCAGCTCGCGGGCGATGGTATGGCGCATGTAGCCGGACGCGCTGCGCAGGATCTTCATGGTGATCTGGCGCTGCGCCTCGTCGCCCATCACACTGAAGAACACGCGCGCGGCGGAGAGATCCTTCGCGGTATTGACCCCGGTAACGGTAACGAGCCCCACGCGCGGGTCCTTGACGTCCTTGAGCACGATCTCACTCAGGATCTCCTTGATGACCGCGTTGACGCGCTCGATTCTATGGTGTGATTTCTTCATTGTATTCTGCCAGACAGTTTCACCTGACTACCTGAACTCCTCCATCGTATCCGCCACCGTCACCCGGCGGTCGTTCTCGATGAAGTTGCGCACCTTCGCGCAGGCACCGTCCAGCGTGCCGTGATCCGTTCCCACCAGCGACACCGCCAGCATGCTGCGCTGCCACTTGTCCTGGAAATCCACCTCGGCGACGGAAACATTGAAACGGCTGCGCAGCCTCGCCTTGAGGCTCGAAAGCACGTAGCGCTTTTCTTTCAATGAAGAACAGCCGGGGATCAGCAGATCGACGGTGAGAAGCTTGACGAACATGTCGCGCCCGGCGCGGGCACGGCGCACCCGCGACTAGAATACCCGCGCCTTCTCCTCGATGACGAACGCCTCGATGATATCGCCCTCGTGCAGATCGTCGAAACCCTGCACCCCGATGCCGCACTCGAAATTCTGCGCGACTTCCTTGACGTCGTCCTGGAAGCGTTTGAGTGATGCGAGGCGCCCGGTGAAGACGACCTCTTCGGCGCGCAACACACGAACCTGCGCGCTGCGTGTCACGTTGCCATCGACCACCATGCAGCCGGCAATGGTGCCGGTCCGCGAGACCTTGAACAGCTTGCGCACTTCCGCGCGGCCCAGTACGCGCTCCTCGAAAATCGGCTCCAGCATTCCCTTGAGTGCCTTGTCGACGTCGTCCATCACCTCGTAGATGATGCGGTAGCTGCGGATGTCCACGCCCTTGAGCTTGGCGATCTCCTTGGCCTTCGGCGCCACCTTGGCGCTGAATGCGATGATGATACCGCCCGAATTGGCCGCCAGCAGCACGTCGGACTCGGATACCGACCCGACCGCGGCGTGAATCACGTTCACCTTGACGTTCTCGACGCTGTGCTGCGAGAGGCTGTCGCGCAAGGCCTCCACCGAACCATTGGTGTCGGCCTTGATGACCAGGGAGAGCTCCTTGACGTCGCCCTCCTGGATCTGCGCGTAGAGGTCTTCCAGCGTGAGCGCCTTGGTGGGCTGCAGTTCGCGCGTACGAATGGCCTGCTGGCGCTTGCTGGCGACTTCGCGCGCCTCGCGCTCGTCCTTGACGCCGATGAACTCGTCGCCCGCCTCGGGCATGCCGTTGGAACCGAGCACCACCACCGGCTTGGACGGTCCCGCCTCGCGCAGCGGACGCCCGGCGTGGTCGAACATGGAGCGCACCTTGCCCCACTCGTTACCCACCACGAACACGTTGCCCACCTTCAGCGTACCCTGCTGCACGAGCACGGTAATCAGGATGCCGCGCCCTTCCTCCTTGCGCACCTCGACCACCACACCCTGCGCAGAAGCGGTGGGGTCCGCCTTGAGGTCGCCCAGCTCCGCCTGCAGCAGAATCATCTCCAGCAACTTGTCGATGTTGTGGCCGGTCTTGGCGGATACGTCCACCGCCACCACCTCACCGCCGAAGTCCTCCGTGAGCACGTTGTACTGCATCAACTGCTGCTTGACCTGGGCGGGATTGACGCCGGGCAGGTCGGACTTGTTGACCGCCACGATCATCGGCACGCCTGCCGCCCGGGTGTGGTTGATGGCCTCGATGGTCTGCGGCATGACGCCGTCGTCCGCCGCCACCACCAGCACCACGATGTCGGTGCAGCGCGCGCCGCGCGCGCGCATGGCGGTGAACGCCTCGTGGCCGGGTGTGTCGATGAAGGTGATCCTGCCGGTGCCCGTTCCCACCTCGTAGGCGCCGACGTGCTGGGTGATGCCGCCGGCTTCACCCGCGGCCACCTTGGCCTTGCGGATGTAGTCGAGGATCGAGGTCTTACCGTGGTCGACGTGCCCCATCACCGTCACCACCGGCGCCCTCGGCGCCAGCTTGGCGGGGTCGATGGTGGCGGCGTGCTTGAGCTGCATCTCGCCGTAGACCGCCTCGATTTCGACCGGGCGCTCCAGCTCTTCGGCGAGCAGTTCGATGTTGTCCCGCGAGAGTTCCTTGTTGGGCGAGGCCTCCACGTCGAGGCGCGCGAGGCGCGCGATCAACTCGTCGACGCTCATCTCGAAGGCCGCCGCCAGGTCGCCCGCGGTGACACCTTCCTGGACACGAACCGGCGGGAGGTCGGTGGGCTCGGCGGGCGTCGTGCGGGTCTTGCGACGCTTGGTCTTGCGCGTCGTTTCCATTTCCGCGATGCGGCGGCGCACGCTCTCGCGCACCTGTTCAGCCTCGCGGTTCTGCTTGCGCGGCTCCTCGATGATGCGTCCGCGCCATTCGGGCTCGTCGATGGTGAGCGTGGCTCCGCTCGCCGCGGCCGGTTGCGGGGTTTCCCGGGCCGGTTCCTCGGGGGCTACGGTGTGCGTCTTGCCCTTGCCCGCCTTGCGGGCCGGCTTCTCTTCCTTCTTCGGACGCGCCTTCTCTTCCGCCCTGGCGGGAGCCGGCTTCTTCGTTTCCACCACGGCCGCTTCCCGGGCGGACGTGGCGGTCTTCGCCGGCGGTGCCTCGGCCGCGGGAGCGGCCTCTTCCACCTTGGCCGTCTTGGACTTGGCCAGCCGCGCCTTGGGCTTTTCCTCCGCGGCGGGCGCCTCGGCCGGCTCGGCCTTGACGACACGGGCCTTGACCAGCTTGACCTTGGCCTTCGTCCTGGCCGGAGCGGCAGCCGCGGCCTCGGTCGCCTTGGCCGCCTTGCTCTTGGCGGCGGTCTTCCTGGCCGGCTTCTTCGTGGCGGTATGGGACCAGGAGAAGTGACGGTCGAGAGCAGCGAGCATGTCGTAGTCAACCGCGCTCATGTGGTTGGACACTTCGTGCCCGGACTGCTTCAGGAGCGCGATCAGCTCTTCGCTCGAGACGTTGTACTTCTTTGCCAGCTCGTGAATCCGCATTTACTCGTTCGTGTCCTTCCGGTCCGGCTGGTCCTCTGCGGGTGCATCCGAACTCTCCGTTGCCGCGGCGGGCGCTTCCACGGTTTCCGCAGGTGCGGCATTCTCCTCCGCCGCCGGTGCCGCGGGAGCATCCGCGCTCTCCGCCGAGGCGGCGGCCGCTTCGGATTCGGCGTTCTCCTCCGCCTCGACCTCGGCCGGGTCGCGGAAGAGCATCTCCTCGGTGAGCTTCACCGGCTCCTCCTCGGGAGCCGCTTCCTCCGCGTTGAGCATCGCCTCGTCGAAAAGCGGCTTCTCGGCCAGCTTCTCGCGTTCGCGCTCCTCGTTCTCCTTGCGGATGAGTTCCTCGAGCGCGCGCTCCAGCTCCTTCACGGTGCCGCTGGCGGTCTCCAGCAGCTTCTCCGCGGTCTTCTCGCCGAAGCCGGGGATCTCCAGCAGCACCGGCAGCGGCGTGCGAATCAGCTTCTGCACGGAGTTGATGCCCGCCTCGCGCAGCTTCTCGGCCATCTTGTCGCTGACACCCACCATTTCCTCGATGGGCATCAACAGCTGCTCCTGCAGCCGCTGGCGCTGTTCGAGCTCGCGATTGGAGACCAGTTCGATCTGCCAGCCGGTGAGCCGCGACGCCAGGCGCACGTTCTGCCCTTCCTTGC contains:
- the rpsO gene encoding 30S ribosomal protein S15 produces the protein MAMTPDQKRDIIEKYKLHDKDSGSAEVQIALLTERIRMLTDHFQVHKKDHASRRGLLKLVGRRRKLLDYLKNQKIESYREMLKQLNLRK
- the infB gene encoding translation initiation factor IF-2, with the translated sequence MRIHELAKKYNVSSEELIALLKQSGHEVSNHMSAVDYDMLAALDRHFSWSHTATKKPARKTAAKSKAAKATEAAAAAPARTKAKVKLVKARVVKAEPAEAPAAEEKPKARLAKSKTAKVEEAAPAAEAPPAKTATSAREAAVVETKKPAPARAEEKARPKKEEKPARKAGKGKTHTVAPEEPARETPQPAAASGATLTIDEPEWRGRIIEEPRKQNREAEQVRESVRRRIAEMETTRKTKRRKTRTTPAEPTDLPPVRVQEGVTAGDLAAAFEMSVDELIARLARLDVEASPNKELSRDNIELLAEELERPVEIEAVYGEMQLKHAATIDPAKLAPRAPVVTVMGHVDHGKTSILDYIRKAKVAAGEAGGITQHVGAYEVGTGTGRITFIDTPGHEAFTAMRARGARCTDIVVLVVAADDGVMPQTIEAINHTRAAGVPMIVAVNKSDLPGVNPAQVKQQLMQYNVLTEDFGGEVVAVDVSAKTGHNIDKLLEMILLQAELGDLKADPTASAQGVVVEVRKEEGRGILITVLVQQGTLKVGNVFVVGNEWGKVRSMFDHAGRPLREAGPSKPVVVLGSNGMPEAGDEFIGVKDEREAREVASKRQQAIRTRELQPTKALTLEDLYAQIQEGDVKELSLVIKADTNGSVEALRDSLSQHSVENVKVNVIHAAVGSVSESDVLLAANSGGIIIAFSAKVAPKAKEIAKLKGVDIRSYRIIYEVMDDVDKALKGMLEPIFEERVLGRAEVRKLFKVSRTGTIAGCMVVDGNVTRSAQVRVLRAEEVVFTGRLASLKRFQDDVKEVAQNFECGIGVQGFDDLHEGDIIEAFVIEEKARVF
- a CDS encoding insulinase family protein; the protein is MKYSRKANKIVLPGGLTILHEKNPVSKAFCMGVWTRTGARDEKPREAGLCHFLEHMLFKGTATRTAKDISQEIEKIGGSLDAFTTKETMAVYAQVLESRREVAFDLIADMLAHSSFADEQVAIERQVVIEEIGDVDDAPDDLIHELFAAEIYPAHPLGRPILGSRSTVSKFRRADLVRYGRRLFRASNLVVAVYGNMDEEELIVECRERFRFPEGTLARDTTRLRKPHVVRKHVRRKLHQQHVVMGRRTFSFLDERRYPLMVLNAMMGGGMSSRLFQKVREELGLAYNVFTYLDHSRDTGMFAAYMAVNPGNVRKAMKAVAAEFADARNGGLTAAELDDTKAHIKGRILLGLETSTSRMMRLARNEISYGYQIPERELIDRIDSVSLDDVRALARDLFDTGSFTAISLGPSAAEV
- the pnp gene encoding polyribonucleotide nucleotidyltransferase, with translation MTTHTVSRTINGQNYTIETGRMAKQADGSVVVRMGDTMVLVAVVAAQKKTDRDFFPLTVEYREKFYASGRIPGGFFKREGRPGERETLTARLTDRPIRPLFDKHFMCETQVIVQPISYDGLNAPDVLGLVGASAALALSDIPFNDTMSGVRVGRIDGRFVVNPTTEQMESSDIDVIVAGTDDAVMMVEGACKEVSEEDMLAAVRFAHEEIKLFNKMQHDLVAKAGAKTKRVVEVPERLAELDGKIEKLFSDQIKKALVIAKKLDRQDALKAIHTEAAAMFQLDYPEKEAYIALVLEEIEKKLMRHMILDEGRRLDGRGTTDIRPITCEIGVLPRAHGSALFTRGETQSLVSTTLGTTEDEQMLDTIEGESWKRYMLHYNFPAFSVGETGRFGGPGRREIGHGALAERAIRPMIPEKNDFPYTIRIVSEILESNGSSSMASVCGGSLALMDAGVPIPKAVAGIAMGLVIEGDRVAVLSDILGAEDHLGDMDFKVTGTAQGITAFQLDTKIAGISDAVMMKALHQAKVGRLHILEVMNQAISTPAKDISPFAPKITTITIPTDKIREIIGPGGKVVKRIQEESGAKIEIEDDGTVRVIAVNTESAEIALTRIKEITAEPEVGAIYEGEVRSILPFGAFVQIMPGRDGLLHISEIAYRRLERVEEELQVGDLVKVKVLEVNGDGKVRLSRKVLLEKPEGYVEEERHERPRREGGDRGGRGGGRGRERSRR
- the rbfA gene encoding 30S ribosome-binding factor RbfA — translated: MKKSHHRIERVNAVIKEILSEIVLKDVKDPRVGLVTVTGVNTAKDLSAARVFFSVMGDEAQRQITMKILRSASGYMRHTIARELDVKVAPELRWVYDDSLDRAFRIDQVLHEAEGAAPETADAAPEPDTPDDGEAE
- a CDS encoding DUF503 domain-containing protein, producing the protein MFVKLLTVDLLIPGCSSLKEKRYVLSSLKARLRSRFNVSVAEVDFQDKWQRSMLAVSLVGTDHGTLDGACAKVRNFIENDRRVTVADTMEEFR
- the truB gene encoding tRNA pseudouridine(55) synthase TruB, which gives rise to MTNRFENRVFVIDKAIGPTSFDIVAAMRRVTGLRKVGHAGTLDPLARGVLLVCTGTATRAVEHFMDLEKEYQFDVRLGVETTTLDAEGDVVREAPVPEGLTRELLNTAAASFVGPYAMTPPAYSAIKRKGRRHYELARAGEEAPVEPRQVTIYGFEVLAVELPLVRCVVRCSRGTYVRSLARDFGARLGLPASLTTLARTRIGAFAIEDAFPSEKLLPDGPEQPAGLALEDALSFLPGVVITERAGRMLQFGMSPLRQDVVETIGSPRHGAMRVLGEDGTLLAVGTRDSERPRDPLRICDSFRLYVESAGSAPASARPRVEG
- the ribF gene encoding riboflavin biosynthesis protein RibF gives rise to the protein MRVARSLEELATQRPVRSGVTLGVFDGVHCGHQRIIEELIARRDLGHVESAWAITFDPHPVLVTHSLAAPALLTTIDERLELLGRMALDGVFVLPFDETTAHMNYRDFIQRYFLDAMDMRELVLGYDCHFGHKREGSPERVMEEGARRGFAVKVVPAVNLEGEVVSSTTIRARLLGSDLERANQLLGHPYLVRGRVVEGEGRGRDLGFPTANLQIADPGKLWPPAGVYAVRVGWRGWIHEGMMNIGRSPTIKRGSRDEIEVHIFDFDNHLYGETLSVYCEAFLRPEHKFPTVSALIEQLAADRNAARERLGGSP